The sequence below is a genomic window from Coffea arabica cultivar ET-39 chromosome 4c, Coffea Arabica ET-39 HiFi, whole genome shotgun sequence.
GCGAAGGCGAAGATGGTGTAAAGTTGAAAAAGAGGGATGGTGGTGGTTATTCAGTTGATTCATCGAGCGAGGAGGATGGACAGGAAGATGGGTTTGACGAGAAGGAACAAGACTCAAGACCGAAGATTTACTTTTGCAGCCGAACTCATTCACAGCTTTCTCAGTTCATAAAGGAGTTGAGGAAGACTAAGTTTGCTAGTGAGTTGAAGGTCGTTAGTTTGGGGTCAAGGAAGAATTTCTGCATCAATGAAGGTATAACAGCTAACCTTGAATGTCCTACCAGTGTTCTTtgagtttgaaaattttctgtTCTTTGAGTATTTCAGAAAACATTTTTAACAATTCATTGAATTTCGTATGTGTTTCCCAAGAGGTATTAAGACTAGGTAATACAACAAGCATAAATGAGAGATGTTTGGAGCTTCAAAAGGCCAAGAGCAAAAGAGCATCCAAAATGATGGTGTGTGCATTATCCTGACCTATtctctttattctttttatgTCTGGACCCAAAAGTAGTGAGTATGGTTTGAGATTGGCTCTCTTTCTCATTTTACAATTGAGAAAACAAAGGCCTCAGTTCATTTATTTCTTCATCATTGTTAGATTATGTGCCATAGTGTGAGCTGAATTACGTGCAGTTATGAGGCAGGAACATAGATTTCTGACCAAAAACTTCTGTTTACACAAAAAGCTAGAATAGCTTGTTGCCACATTTGACTTAATGCTACTATGATGTTTAGAAACTGAAGCATTAATCCTGATTTCTAGAACTTAAGTGCTGGGAGAAGAGTCCGGAGGATGAAGGCCTCCTCTGGATGCCCAATGCTTCGAAGTCGCAAAGCAGAACGAGAATTTTGGAGCGAGACATCTCATCAGGGTCCCCTGGATATTGAAGATCTTGTTAAGGTTGGGCACAAAGTAGgcacttgcccttattatgGTTCAAGAAGTATGGTACCGACCGCAGATCTTGTGATTCTTCCATACCAATCTCTTCTGTCAAAAACGTCTCGGGAATCACTTAATTTAAGTTTGAAGAACAATATTATCATCATAGATGAGGCTCATAACCTGGCTGATTCTCTCATTAGCATGTATGATGTGAAAATTACTTCTTCACAGGTAAATATTAACCTTGGACTCAAGTTCATACATTCTATAACTgtgatttgcatgttttctgggTAATGTTTCAGGTTTATGGTTGATTATCTCTCCTCTTAGCTGACTCTCTCACCTCCTTTATAAGACATTGATTTTCATGtgatgtttgtttgtttgtgcATATGTGCAAGTTTGTATCTCTGTTATTTTTTGTATTGTTCAAACTCAACCAATTAAGGTGATATTTGGGTATCAGTTAGAGCGTATACATTCCCACTTGGAGAAGTATCTTGAGCGATTCCAAAATCTCTTAGGACCAGGCAATCGAAGATATATTCAGACACTGATGGTACTCACTCATGCTTTTCTACAATCCGTAGCTTATCCGAACGGTGCAAACTATGTTGATCCTTTAAGCAGTGGCGGTGAAGTTCAAAGTGACCTTGACTTTTCTATTGGTATAAATGAGTTTCTATTTTCCCTGAACATCGACAACATAAACCTGGTTAAACTTCTACACTACATAGAAGAAAGCAACATTATCCACAAGGTATCTGCCCTTTTTAACTCTTTAGACTAGTTAGGTAACCTGAAGCTCTGGATTTCATGTATCATACTATATTTGAGATGATAACTTTCAACCTTCAGGTCAGTGGATTTGGAGATAAACTGGCTATGTTGCAGAATGATGTTGAACTTGAAGGAACTACGGCAGAAGCAAGCACTTTATCTGGCTTTCGGGCATTGGTTAGTCTGTTGTCATCGTTAACAAATAATGATGGTGATGGGAGGATAATTATTTCAAGGGCAAGAGTAATATCTTCAGTACATGAGAGGGGATATTTGAAGTACGTGATGCTTACTGGGGAAAAGATTTTTTCTGAGGTCTGCCTGAGATTTCCGTTTTATTATTCCTTGTGGTTTGGGCATAAGATTTTAGATACTTCATCTAGTTCCTCTGCTTTTCTGTTAGGTTGCAAGTGAGGCACATGCTATCATCCTGGCTGGAGGCACTTTACAACCTATAGAGGAAATTAAAGAGCGACTTTTCCCATGGTTACAACCTGATCAGTTGCACTTCTTTTCCTGTGGTCATATAATTCCTCCTACAAATATTTTACCTGTTGCTGTTTCACAAGGGCCATCTGGTCAGTCCTTTGATTTTAGCTACAGTGGAAGAAGCTCCTCAAGCATGGCAAGTAAAATCATCCCTGTTAAATGTTTTCGAAAGAAGTTTTGCAACTGTTTCTCTCATATTACTGATATTAATCTGACTGGCGAACTttttctcaatttcaagttaTTTCCTAGTGTACCATTTGCTTTATACTAATATCTTTGTTTAAGTTGAGGCCATCAAACTTTTGAGCAGATGATGCATATGGCAGTTTTCTAGTTCGAATTTGCTCTTCTTGATTCAAATGTTCTTGGAAGATAATTACTCTGAAATAGATGGAAAATGGTCTCAAATTCACAGATTGAAGAGCTAGGGATGTTGCTCTGTAATTTGGTAGCTGTGGTTCCTGAAGGAATTGTTGTCTTCTTCTCATCATTTGACTACGAGGGCAAGGTCTATGAGGCATGGAAAGAATCTGGCATCCTTGCAAGGATCATGAAGAAGAAGCACTTATTCAGAGAGCCCAGGAAGAATACAGATGTGGAACTTGTCCTGAAGGAGTACAAGGAAACAATTGATGAATTGTCGAGTACAAATGCCAAATACGATCCTGCACCATGCAGTGGTGCTGTTCTCCTCGCCGTTGTGGGTGGTAAGATATCGGAAGGTATCAACTTAAGTGATGGGATGGGCCGATGCATAGTCATGGTTGGACTGCCCTATCCTAGCCCGTCAGATATGGAGCTGATGGAGAGGGTGAAGTATATTGAAGGACTTGAGAGTTCACTTATCAGCAAAACCCAGGCACGGTTAGACATCCTAAAATGTTGCAAGCACAGGGGAAGACAGTATTACGAAAATATTTGCATGAAAGCGGTTAATCAATCTATTGGTGCGTCTCTCTTATAAGCTAATTAACTCGCATGAATATGCTATTGTTAATTAACTTCTTTATTGATGTGCAATTTTTCCTCCATTAATCAGATGTAAGTGCAACATCTGGTTCTGAAATGAACTAACAGTTTTATGTCTCGTGAATTTCAAGCAAACCAACTTTGAGTTTATGCTTTAATTTATCCTCTGTTTCTGTTTGTGATGCTGTTTAAGTTTTGGTTCTTTATCTTTTCTATTACTTGGCCTGTTGgtatttgattttcttttcatttgtctGCGGTTCTGCTTCATATGTTTTGACCATTTGAGTCGTGCTGCAGGTAGAGCAATTCGTCACATAAATGATTATGCAGCAATATTGTTGGTTGACGCACGATATGCATCTGATCCGTCAAGAAGGAGCTTTTCCCACGTTTGTGACAAGCTCCCTCAGTGGATTAGGAGCCATCTTATTCCCTCACCTAAGAAC
It includes:
- the LOC113741539 gene encoding uncharacterized protein isoform X1, giving the protein MEEDGEMQFPAFPHKPYSIQIDFMKALYQSLQKGGIAMLESPTGTGKTLSIICSALQWLVDKRQQNLDPAKDGSDSNQNLKDEDPPGSDGEPDWMRKFTVNKESESPQDRKTKIKNFRSKKWNKKGKEECSTIRDIFNRTGVGGDEDVDEREVKASKLKSGIEEVEDHEFLVEDYESEGEDGVKLKKRDGGGYSVDSSSEEDGQEDGFDEKEQDSRPKIYFCSRTHSQLSQFIKELRKTKFASELKVVSLGSRKNFCINEEVLRLGNTTSINERCLELQKAKSKRASKMMNLSAGRRVRRMKASSGCPMLRSRKAEREFWSETSHQGPLDIEDLVKVGHKVGTCPYYGSRSMVPTADLVILPYQSLLSKTSRESLNLSLKNNIIIIDEAHNLADSLISMYDVKITSSQLERIHSHLEKYLERFQNLLGPGNRRYIQTLMVLTHAFLQSVAYPNGANYVDPLSSGGEVQSDLDFSIGINEFLFSLNIDNINLVKLLHYIEESNIIHKVSGFGDKLAMLQNDVELEGTTAEASTLSGFRALVSLLSSLTNNDGDGRIIISRARVISSVHERGYLKYVMLTGEKIFSEVASEAHAIILAGGTLQPIEEIKERLFPWLQPDQLHFFSCGHIIPPTNILPVAVSQGPSGQSFDFSYSGRSSSSMIEELGMLLCNLVAVVPEGIVVFFSSFDYEGKVYEAWKESGILARIMKKKHLFREPRKNTDVELVLKEYKETIDELSSTNAKYDPAPCSGAVLLAVVGGKISEGINLSDGMGRCIVMVGLPYPSPSDMELMERVKYIEGLESSLISKTQARLDILKCCKHRGRQYYENICMKAVNQSIGRAIRHINDYAAILLVDARYASDPSRRSFSHVCDKLPQWIRSHLIPSPKNYGAVHRLLHQFFKFHRKETSNR
- the LOC113741539 gene encoding uncharacterized protein isoform X2; the encoded protein is MRKFTVNKESESPQDRKTKIKNFRSKKWNKKGKEECSTIRDIFNRTGVGGDEDVDEREVKASKLKSGIEEVEDHEFLVEDYESEGEDGVKLKKRDGGGYSVDSSSEEDGQEDGFDEKEQDSRPKIYFCSRTHSQLSQFIKELRKTKFASELKVVSLGSRKNFCINEEVLRLGNTTSINERCLELQKAKSKRASKMMNLSAGRRVRRMKASSGCPMLRSRKAEREFWSETSHQGPLDIEDLVKVGHKVGTCPYYGSRSMVPTADLVILPYQSLLSKTSRESLNLSLKNNIIIIDEAHNLADSLISMYDVKITSSQLERIHSHLEKYLERFQNLLGPGNRRYIQTLMVLTHAFLQSVAYPNGANYVDPLSSGGEVQSDLDFSIGINEFLFSLNIDNINLVKLLHYIEESNIIHKVSGFGDKLAMLQNDVELEGTTAEASTLSGFRALVSLLSSLTNNDGDGRIIISRARVISSVHERGYLKYVMLTGEKIFSEVASEAHAIILAGGTLQPIEEIKERLFPWLQPDQLHFFSCGHIIPPTNILPVAVSQGPSGQSFDFSYSGRSSSSMIEELGMLLCNLVAVVPEGIVVFFSSFDYEGKVYEAWKESGILARIMKKKHLFREPRKNTDVELVLKEYKETIDELSSTNAKYDPAPCSGAVLLAVVGGKISEGINLSDGMGRCIVMVGLPYPSPSDMELMERVKYIEGLESSLISKTQARLDILKCCKHRGRQYYENICMKAVNQSIGRAIRHINDYAAILLVDARYASDPSRRSFSHVCDKLPQWIRSHLIPSPKNYGAVHRLLHQFFKFHRKETSNR
- the LOC113741539 gene encoding uncharacterized protein isoform X4; amino-acid sequence: MKNLSAGRRVRRMKASSGCPMLRSRKAEREFWSETSHQGPLDIEDLVKVGHKVGTCPYYGSRSMVPTADLVILPYQSLLSKTSRESLNLSLKNNIIIIDEAHNLADSLISMYDVKITSSQLERIHSHLEKYLERFQNLLGPGNRRYIQTLMVLTHAFLQSVAYPNGANYVDPLSSGGEVQSDLDFSIGINEFLFSLNIDNINLVKLLHYIEESNIIHKVSGFGDKLAMLQNDVELEGTTAEASTLSGFRALVSLLSSLTNNDGDGRIIISRARVISSVHERGYLKYVMLTGEKIFSEVASEAHAIILAGGTLQPIEEIKERLFPWLQPDQLHFFSCGHIIPPTNILPVAVSQGPSGQSFDFSYSGRSSSSMIEELGMLLCNLVAVVPEGIVVFFSSFDYEGKVYEAWKESGILARIMKKKHLFREPRKNTDVELVLKEYKETIDELSSTNAKYDPAPCSGAVLLAVVGGKISEGINLSDGMGRCIVMVGLPYPSPSDMELMERVKYIEGLESSLISKTQARLDILKCCKHRGRQYYENICMKAVNQSIGRAIRHINDYAAILLVDARYASDPSRRSFSHVCDKLPQWIRSHLIPSPKNYGAVHRLLHQFFKFHRKETSNR
- the LOC113741539 gene encoding uncharacterized protein isoform X3, with amino-acid sequence MKVLRLGNTTSINERCLELQKAKSKRASKMMNLSAGRRVRRMKASSGCPMLRSRKAEREFWSETSHQGPLDIEDLVKVGHKVGTCPYYGSRSMVPTADLVILPYQSLLSKTSRESLNLSLKNNIIIIDEAHNLADSLISMYDVKITSSQLERIHSHLEKYLERFQNLLGPGNRRYIQTLMVLTHAFLQSVAYPNGANYVDPLSSGGEVQSDLDFSIGINEFLFSLNIDNINLVKLLHYIEESNIIHKVSGFGDKLAMLQNDVELEGTTAEASTLSGFRALVSLLSSLTNNDGDGRIIISRARVISSVHERGYLKYVMLTGEKIFSEVASEAHAIILAGGTLQPIEEIKERLFPWLQPDQLHFFSCGHIIPPTNILPVAVSQGPSGQSFDFSYSGRSSSSMIEELGMLLCNLVAVVPEGIVVFFSSFDYEGKVYEAWKESGILARIMKKKHLFREPRKNTDVELVLKEYKETIDELSSTNAKYDPAPCSGAVLLAVVGGKISEGINLSDGMGRCIVMVGLPYPSPSDMELMERVKYIEGLESSLISKTQARLDILKCCKHRGRQYYENICMKAVNQSIGRAIRHINDYAAILLVDARYASDPSRRSFSHVCDKLPQWIRSHLIPSPKNYGAVHRLLHQFFKFHRKETSNR